Proteins encoded in a region of the Brevefilum fermentans genome:
- the rpsE gene encoding 30S ribosomal protein S5 yields MSDYQTESMYDERVIDITRVAKVVKGGRRFSFRVVMVIGDNAGSVGLGIGKANAVPEAIRKANDRARKDMRRINLSGTSISHQVIGKQSGARVLLKPAAPGTGVIAGGGVRAVLEALGVHDILTKSLGSSNILNVVRATFNALDQLKSPKEQAAYRGLPIERTRPFWERD; encoded by the coding sequence ATGTCGGACTACCAAACCGAAAGTATGTATGATGAGCGCGTGATTGATATTACACGCGTGGCAAAAGTTGTCAAAGGTGGACGTCGGTTTTCTTTCCGAGTGGTGATGGTGATCGGAGATAATGCAGGCAGCGTCGGTTTGGGCATTGGAAAAGCCAATGCCGTTCCCGAAGCCATTCGCAAGGCTAACGACCGTGCCCGTAAGGATATGCGCCGGATCAACCTGAGCGGAACATCGATTTCTCACCAGGTGATTGGCAAGCAAAGCGGTGCACGCGTTCTTTTGAAACCCGCCGCTCCTGGTACCGGTGTGATTGCTGGTGGTGGCGTGCGTGCTGTTTTGGAAGCACTGGGGGTGCACGATATTTTAACCAAGTCGCTCGGGAGCAGTAATATTTTGAATGTGGTGCGTGCCACTTTCAACGCGTTGGACCAACTGAAATCCCCCAAGGAGCAGGCTGCTTACCGCGGTTTACCCATAGAACGAACAAGACCCTTTTGGGAGCGAGATTAA
- the rpmD gene encoding 50S ribosomal protein L30: MARKKQTQLEITLVKSPIGYSKRQKATLRVLGLKRLNQTVTHVDSVVLRGMLDKVSHLVVVQEA; the protein is encoded by the coding sequence ATGGCTAGAAAAAAACAAACCCAACTGGAAATCACCCTGGTAAAAAGCCCGATTGGCTATTCAAAACGGCAAAAGGCAACTTTGCGGGTTTTGGGTCTGAAGAGGCTCAATCAAACTGTGACCCACGTGGACAGTGTTGTCTTACGAGGCATGCTTGACAAGGTGTCGCACCTGGTCGTTGTTCAAGAAGCGTAA
- the rplO gene encoding 50S ribosomal protein L15 yields MKLHDLKPNEGAHKDRKRKGRGTGSGYGNNSGRGRKGQNSRTSGGVRLYHQGGNLPYYRKLPFMRGVGFRSINRVRYAEVNLEKLSDFPADTEITPEILLESGIINDLRTPVKILGRGEVSVALTVKAHKISASAKEKIESAGGSVILIQA; encoded by the coding sequence ATGAAATTACATGATTTAAAACCAAATGAGGGCGCGCACAAAGATCGCAAACGGAAGGGCCGTGGAACGGGTTCCGGCTATGGAAATAATAGCGGCCGCGGCCGGAAAGGCCAAAACTCGCGCACCAGTGGCGGTGTCCGCCTGTATCATCAGGGCGGTAACCTTCCTTACTACAGGAAGTTGCCCTTTATGCGCGGTGTGGGTTTTCGCTCGATCAATCGTGTGCGCTATGCCGAAGTGAACCTGGAAAAACTGAGCGATTTTCCAGCCGACACGGAGATCACACCCGAGATCTTGCTGGAATCGGGCATTATTAACGATCTAAGAACCCCTGTAAAGATTTTGGGGCGCGGTGAAGTTTCTGTCGCCCTGACTGTTAAGGCTCACAAAATATCTGCCAGCGCCAAGGAAAAAATCGAAAGCGCGGGCGGCAGTGTAATTTTGATCCAGGCGTAA
- the secY gene encoding preprotein translocase subunit SecY has protein sequence MKRSAWRYLWKSKDIRRKLLISLALLAIYRFASNVPVPGIDRELVSQLTRTSGAAGGLINLLDMLSGGAVSNFSVLAMGVYPYITAQIILQLLIPIIPALEKKMQDDPREGRAWMEKWTMILTIPMAVLSAIGQINIFNAILGQSVAVRFGFSGDVLIPTLATLLSMIAGTMFGVWLGELISEFGIRGQGLSLIIFSGIVSSLPRNLVTLVTDPTWWWLIFIVVTLLVVTIYAIVYVQEGRRHVPVMFPGRRVGSRMSMPVKSTVPLMVNMAGMIPIIFAQSLMTFPTILASFFVNSKTKWVHNLALGIQKVLGGQGVIYPILFFIMVVLFTFFYTDILFAQQNYGENLKKQGAQIPGVARGAPTQRYLTRVQRRITLPGALFLGVVAALPFALGLLLPPDLQTTQIFLVSSSGLLIVVGVVRDTFSIIESDLKSHGYDDRLIS, from the coding sequence ATGAAACGGTCAGCTTGGCGCTATCTTTGGAAATCAAAGGATATTCGGCGAAAACTTCTCATTTCGCTGGCATTACTGGCGATCTACCGGTTTGCCTCAAACGTGCCGGTGCCTGGCATTGACAGGGAGCTGGTGTCGCAGCTCACGCGAACCAGCGGAGCAGCGGGCGGTTTGATCAACCTGCTGGACATGCTTTCCGGCGGTGCTGTATCGAACTTTTCGGTTTTGGCAATGGGCGTGTACCCGTACATTACCGCTCAAATTATTCTCCAATTGTTAATCCCGATCATCCCAGCGCTTGAGAAAAAAATGCAAGATGATCCGCGCGAGGGGCGTGCCTGGATGGAAAAATGGACCATGATCCTGACCATCCCCATGGCCGTCCTTTCTGCCATTGGTCAGATCAATATTTTTAATGCGATCCTCGGTCAGAGTGTTGCTGTCCGGTTTGGCTTTTCAGGCGATGTGCTGATTCCCACACTGGCAACGCTGCTTTCGATGATCGCAGGCACCATGTTTGGCGTTTGGCTGGGTGAATTGATCTCTGAGTTCGGTATCCGAGGTCAGGGTCTTTCACTGATCATTTTTTCGGGCATCGTCTCGAGTTTACCGAGGAACCTGGTCACGTTAGTTACAGACCCAACGTGGTGGTGGTTGATCTTCATCGTGGTGACGTTGCTGGTGGTGACGATTTATGCGATCGTCTATGTGCAGGAAGGTCGCCGACACGTACCGGTGATGTTCCCCGGGCGCCGGGTGGGCAGCAGGATGTCCATGCCGGTAAAGAGCACGGTACCTTTAATGGTCAACATGGCCGGCATGATCCCGATTATCTTTGCGCAATCGCTCATGACCTTTCCGACGATTTTGGCCAGCTTTTTCGTCAATTCTAAAACAAAATGGGTGCATAATCTTGCCCTGGGCATCCAAAAAGTCCTCGGGGGTCAAGGGGTGATCTACCCGATTTTGTTCTTTATCATGGTGGTATTGTTCACCTTTTTCTACACTGACATTTTATTTGCGCAACAGAATTATGGTGAAAACCTGAAAAAGCAAGGTGCACAGATCCCGGGAGTGGCGCGTGGTGCTCCAACCCAGCGTTATCTGACCAGGGTGCAACGCAGGATCACCCTGCCGGGAGCATTGTTCCTCGGCGTGGTGGCGGCACTGCCCTTTGCTCTGGGCTTATTGTTGCCGCCGGATTTACAAACGACGCAGATTTTCCTGGTGTCATCCTCAGGCTTGTTGATTGTGGTCGGCGTGGTGAGAGATACATTCTCGATAATTGAATCTGACCTGAAGTCGCACGGCTACGATGACCGTTTAATCAGTTAG
- a CDS encoding adenylate kinase translates to MKTPLFIVLLGPPGAGKGTQAKRLAQALGLVHISTGDLFREHLKNETVLGQLAQSFMSKGELVPDDVTIKMVEERLAQPDCEQGAVLDGFPRTPAQAESLQDLLSQFGVGVKVAPLIAVPDDVLVERLSGRWMSTSGRVYHALYNPPAVKWIDDVDGSELYQRDDDKPETVRHRIEVYREQTAPLIDYFLKKGLLVEIDGTQAIDCVTENLMKAVKEA, encoded by the coding sequence GTGAAAACGCCGTTATTCATCGTCCTTTTGGGTCCGCCAGGTGCCGGCAAAGGCACCCAGGCAAAGAGACTTGCCCAGGCGCTGGGCCTGGTTCACATCTCAACCGGTGACCTGTTTCGGGAACATTTAAAAAATGAGACTGTATTAGGTCAGCTGGCACAAAGTTTTATGAGTAAAGGCGAGCTCGTGCCGGATGATGTGACGATTAAGATGGTGGAAGAGCGGTTGGCGCAACCGGATTGTGAACAGGGCGCCGTACTGGATGGTTTTCCGCGCACGCCTGCTCAGGCAGAGTCGCTGCAAGACCTTCTTTCTCAGTTTGGCGTGGGTGTAAAGGTCGCCCCATTGATTGCGGTACCGGACGACGTTCTGGTTGAGCGCTTGAGCGGACGCTGGATGAGCACTTCTGGTCGAGTTTACCACGCGCTTTATAACCCGCCCGCTGTAAAATGGATCGATGACGTGGATGGCTCTGAGCTTTACCAGCGTGATGATGACAAGCCGGAGACGGTTCGCCATAGGATCGAGGTCTATCGCGAGCAGACCGCCCCATTAATTGATTATTTCCTTAAAAAAGGCTTACTGGTTGAAATCGACGGCACTCAGGCGATTGATTGTGTGACCGAAAACCTGATGAAAGCTGTTAAGGAGGCTTGA
- the map gene encoding type I methionyl aminopeptidase — protein sequence MISWEQSINIKTPQEIEIMREAGRINAEALQAAVSLIEPGVTTAELNAAFEAVHRQYGVYSPFKNYPGPYPYPASICTSVNEELVHGIPGDRKLEEGDIVSIDCGTVYQGFVGDMAVTVGVGEISPDAQRLIKATEHALKLAIANLVTNNTIGDIGFAVQTYVENQGYHVTRMYTGHGVGRKMHEGPQVPNYGKPGWGIRLREGMTIALEPMVLVGTPDTVVKADQWTVASADGSLTAHFEHTVAVTADGPMILTLLNEN from the coding sequence ATGATTTCCTGGGAGCAATCCATTAATATTAAAACCCCGCAGGAAATCGAGATCATGCGCGAGGCAGGGCGCATTAATGCGGAAGCGCTTCAGGCTGCGGTCAGCCTGATTGAACCCGGGGTGACCACGGCAGAATTGAATGCCGCCTTCGAGGCGGTTCATCGGCAATACGGTGTTTATTCGCCGTTCAAGAATTATCCCGGACCCTACCCCTATCCCGCCAGCATTTGCACCAGTGTGAATGAAGAACTGGTGCATGGCATTCCGGGCGATCGGAAGCTTGAAGAAGGCGATATTGTCAGCATCGATTGCGGCACGGTTTACCAGGGATTTGTCGGCGACATGGCCGTTACCGTTGGAGTGGGTGAAATCAGCCCGGACGCACAGAGGTTAATCAAGGCAACTGAACATGCGCTCAAGCTGGCTATCGCAAATCTGGTGACGAATAACACCATTGGCGACATTGGTTTTGCGGTGCAAACCTATGTTGAAAACCAGGGTTACCATGTAACCCGGATGTATACCGGGCACGGTGTGGGAAGAAAAATGCACGAAGGACCCCAGGTGCCCAATTATGGAAAACCAGGCTGGGGAATTCGTCTGCGTGAAGGTATGACGATTGCGCTTGAACCCATGGTGCTGGTTGGAACACCGGATACGGTGGTCAAAGCCGACCAATGGACGGTTGCCTCAGCGGATGGATCGCTAACTGCGCATTTTGAACATACAGTTGCGGTCACTGCAGATGGACCGATGATTTTGACGCTTTTGAATGAAAACTAG
- the rpmJ gene encoding 50S ribosomal protein L36, which produces MKVSASIKKRCAKCKIVKRSGRLYVICENPKHKQRQG; this is translated from the coding sequence ATGAAAGTATCAGCATCAATCAAGAAGCGCTGTGCAAAATGCAAAATTGTTAAGCGCAGTGGTCGTTTGTATGTGATTTGTGAAAACCCGAAACATAAACAACGACAAGGATAA
- the rpsM gene encoding 30S ribosomal protein S13, with protein MARIEGVDLPREKRIEIGLRYIYGIGPTRANEILEATGVNPDIRVKDLSEADVFKLREYIAGNYTVEGDLRRQVQMNIKRLMDIGSYRGHRHRRGLPVHGQRTKTNARTRKGPKKTVAGRGRRRGVGKK; from the coding sequence ATGGCACGTATTGAAGGCGTTGACCTCCCCCGCGAAAAACGCATTGAAATTGGTCTAAGGTACATTTATGGAATTGGACCAACCCGGGCAAATGAAATTCTCGAAGCAACCGGTGTTAATCCTGACATTCGTGTTAAGGACCTGTCGGAAGCTGATGTTTTCAAGCTGCGTGAATATATCGCTGGAAATTACACGGTCGAGGGTGATTTGCGCCGCCAGGTGCAGATGAATATCAAGCGTTTGATGGACATCGGCTCTTACCGCGGCCACCGTCACCGGCGCGGCTTGCCCGTTCATGGGCAGCGCACGAAGACCAATGCCCGCACCCGCAAGGGTCCTAAGAAAACGGTTGCTGGACGCGGCCGTCGCAGAGGTGTTGGCAAGAAGTAA
- the rpsK gene encoding 30S ribosomal protein S11 gives MAKKPQRSRRVTGARKIKRQMSSAQVHVHATFNNTIITVTDQIGNTVCWGSAGSAGFKGSRKSTPFAARMATEQVIKTAQGFGIQEVDLIVKGPGPGREAAIRAVQSLGITVRSIEDVTPVPHNGCRPPKRRRV, from the coding sequence ATGGCAAAAAAACCACAACGATCGCGGCGAGTCACAGGGGCACGCAAAATTAAGCGCCAGATGTCGTCGGCACAAGTGCATGTGCATGCAACTTTTAACAACACGATCATCACGGTAACCGATCAAATTGGAAATACGGTGTGTTGGGGCAGTGCTGGGTCGGCGGGCTTTAAAGGTTCACGAAAAAGCACGCCCTTTGCAGCACGCATGGCAACGGAACAGGTGATTAAAACGGCACAGGGTTTTGGCATCCAGGAAGTTGACCTGATTGTCAAGGGCCCAGGGCCGGGCCGAGAGGCTGCCATCCGTGCCGTGCAGAGCCTGGGAATCACGGTCCGATCGATTGAAGATGTGACACCGGTTCCCCACAACGGCTGCCGTCCGCCCAAGAGACGCCGCGTCTAA
- the rpsD gene encoding 30S ribosomal protein S4, with the protein MARYTGPACKLCRREGEKLFLKGARCFSPQCAMERRTYPPGEHGRMSGHAGRQSDYSRQLRAKQKGKRIYGVLERQFRRNFNEARRRPGLTGLNLLQILETRFDNIVFRAGFAESRSHARQMISHGHFILNDRRNDIPSTNLKPGDRFAVREASKQTEFFKVLRQSDPVRNAPAWIEANLENLSGRVIRLPERAEIDGNLNEQLIVEYYSR; encoded by the coding sequence ATGGCAAGATATACAGGACCGGCATGCAAATTGTGCCGGCGAGAAGGCGAGAAATTATTCTTAAAAGGAGCGCGTTGCTTTTCGCCCCAGTGTGCAATGGAACGACGAACCTATCCCCCAGGGGAACATGGCCGCATGAGTGGGCATGCAGGTCGTCAATCGGACTACTCAAGACAATTACGCGCCAAGCAAAAGGGAAAGCGCATTTATGGTGTGCTTGAACGACAATTCAGACGCAATTTCAATGAAGCACGCCGCCGCCCTGGTTTGACGGGATTGAACTTGCTTCAAATTTTAGAGACCCGTTTTGACAACATCGTCTTTCGTGCAGGTTTTGCCGAGAGCCGCAGCCATGCGCGTCAAATGATCAGTCACGGTCATTTTATACTTAATGACCGCCGAAACGACATCCCATCTACGAACCTTAAACCAGGCGACAGGTTTGCTGTTCGGGAAGCTTCTAAACAAACTGAATTTTTTAAAGTTTTGCGTCAGTCAGATCCGGTTCGCAACGCGCCTGCTTGGATTGAGGCGAATCTGGAGAATCTTTCTGGTCGGGTCATCCGTCTGCCGGAACGGGCTGAAATTGACGGCAATTTGAATGAACAGCTGATTGTTGAGTATTACTCACGGTAG